The region AGCCGCTGGATGGCATCAAGATCCTCGGACGAGGCGAGATTTCGAAGAAGCTGACCGTGTCGGCGCACTACTTCAGCAAGACCGCCGAGGAGAAGCTTCGCGCAGGCGGATGTGAGGTCACCAAGCTGTGAATTTGCGCGAGACGCTCGCGGCGGCGTGGGCCACCCCCGACCTGCGAGGCAGGATTCTCTTCCTCTTCGCGATGTTCACGGTCTACATCATCGGCATTCACATCCCGGTGCCTGTGCCCGGCGTGGATCCCGAGAAGGTACACGATCTGATCGCCTCCAACGCTGCTCTGGGCTTTATCAATCTGTTTGGCGGAGGGGCGCTCAAGAAGCTGTCCATCTTCGCACTGGGCCTGAACCCCTACATCACCTCGTCCATCGTGATGCAGCTCATGACCGTCGGCGTTCCGTCGTTGCAGAAGATGCAGCGAGAGGAGGGCGAGTACGGTCGGCGCAAGATCAACCGCATCACTCGCTGGCTCACCATCGTACTCTGCTTCTTCCAGTCGTGGGGCTACACCAAGCTCATCACCTCGCTGGCGTCGCAGGCGGGAGCCTCTCACCTCACCTTCGTAGACCAACTCGTCATTATCGCCTTCTGGACCGCTGGCGCGATGTTCGTGTTATGGCTCGGTGAGCAGATTCAGGAGAAGGGAGTCGGCAACGGCGTATCGCTGATGATTTTCGCAGGCATCATCGTGCAGTTGCCCTACCAGATCCATCAGCTCTACCAGAACCTAACGATTGGCCAGAACTCGAGCCTGGACGTGATGCTGCTGGCTGCGTTGTTCCTCGGTACCATCTGGATCATCGTCTTCTTCACGCAGGCGCAGCGACGAATCCCGATCCACCACATGCGGCGCATACCAGGTAGGCGGGCGATGGGCTCCCAGACCGTGTACTTGCCTCTGTCGATCAACTCGGCAGGAGTCATTCCCATCATCTTCGCGATCTCGCTTATGTACCTGCCCGGCACCTTCGCGCAGGCTTTGGGCACGGGATCACCTATTGGTGGCTTCTTTGCCACCATGCAACAGTTGTTCTCGCCCGGGAGCAGCATTCTGGGTGCCGCCATCTACACGCTGATGATCTTCGGCTTCACCTACTTCTACACCGCGGTCGTCTATAACGTCGAGGAGATGGCGGATAACCTGAAGCGGAGTGGCGCTTTTGTGCCGGGCGTCCGACCCGGCTCGCCGACGCGTGATTATCTAGACGGGGTGATCAGCCGCATCACCTTGGTAGGCGCTGCGTTCCTTGCCTTCGTGGCACTGCTCCAGTACTGGGTGCCGGCGTGGACGAACACTATCAACGTCTTCACT is a window of Fimbriimonadia bacterium DNA encoding:
- the secY gene encoding preprotein translocase subunit SecY gives rise to the protein MNLRETLAAAWATPDLRGRILFLFAMFTVYIIGIHIPVPVPGVDPEKVHDLIASNAALGFINLFGGGALKKLSIFALGLNPYITSSIVMQLMTVGVPSLQKMQREEGEYGRRKINRITRWLTIVLCFFQSWGYTKLITSLASQAGASHLTFVDQLVIIAFWTAGAMFVLWLGEQIQEKGVGNGVSLMIFAGIIVQLPYQIHQLYQNLTIGQNSSLDVMLLAALFLGTIWIIVFFTQAQRRIPIHHMRRIPGRRAMGSQTVYLPLSINSAGVIPIIFAISLMYLPGTFAQALGTGSPIGGFFATMQQLFSPGSSILGAAIYTLMIFGFTYFYTAVVYNVEEMADNLKRSGAFVPGVRPGSPTRDYLDGVISRITLVGAAFLAFVALLQYWVPAWTNTINVFTLAGGTSLLIVVAVALDTMRQIESQVIMRGYEEVR